The Methanoregula boonei 6A8 genome has a window encoding:
- a CDS encoding alpha/beta hydrolase — translation MIRETPQDFLDVLKSYIPDPNRPVGVARQEFSEFLLEFQTDERPAVEQVAIRDDLRGVWCSVPEGVPDQTLLFFHGGFFSAGSTADHLGFCAELARASKSRVFSVDYRLAPEHPFPAAAKDALDAYRYLASHGCPPHRIIPVGISSGGTLVLNLLLLLREQHLQMPPAAACLSPFVDFSLDKDPSAADNAGDWLTIARLAAIRAQYLVGTDPGDPRASPVHANLSGFPRLYIQAGSGELIFDDISAFAKNAKWAGIQVRFEIWEGMFHLWQLFGMQVPEARDAVGRTGNFVKETFGR, via the coding sequence ATGATCCGTGAAACGCCACAGGATTTCCTGGATGTCCTCAAATCCTACATCCCCGATCCCAACAGGCCGGTTGGCGTGGCCCGGCAGGAATTCTCGGAATTTCTTCTTGAGTTTCAGACCGATGAACGCCCGGCAGTCGAGCAGGTTGCGATCCGGGACGATTTACGGGGTGTATGGTGTTCGGTTCCCGAAGGAGTCCCGGATCAGACCCTCCTCTTCTTTCATGGGGGTTTTTTCTCGGCAGGGTCCACTGCGGATCACTTGGGGTTTTGTGCGGAACTTGCCCGGGCCTCAAAATCCCGGGTTTTTTCTGTAGATTACCGGCTGGCACCTGAGCATCCCTTCCCTGCAGCGGCAAAGGATGCACTCGATGCGTACCGCTATCTGGCGAGCCACGGCTGCCCCCCCCATCGTATCATCCCGGTGGGGATATCCTCCGGTGGCACTCTGGTGCTTAATCTGCTGCTGTTGCTGCGCGAGCAGCACCTGCAGATGCCGCCGGCAGCCGCCTGCTTGTCGCCCTTTGTCGACTTTTCCTTAGACAAAGACCCCTCGGCAGCTGACAATGCAGGAGACTGGCTTACGATTGCGCGCCTTGCTGCGATCCGGGCCCAGTATCTGGTGGGAACCGATCCCGGCGATCCCCGGGCATCTCCGGTCCATGCGAACCTGTCCGGGTTCCCCCGGCTCTATATCCAGGCAGGCTCCGGAGAACTCATTTTTGATGATATCTCTGCGTTTGCAAAGAATGCAAAATGGGCAGGGATCCAGGTAAGGTTTGAGATCTGGGAAGGCATGTTCCATCTCTGGCAGCTCTTCGGTATGCAGGTTCCCGAGGCGCGCGATGCGGTCGGTCGTACCGGGAACTTTGTAAAGGAGACGTTCGGGCGATAA
- a CDS encoding DUF6159 family protein, with amino-acid sequence MIDRIIRSFELVKASWRILMEDKKLLAFPILSGLVTLLVIATFVIPLILSNSAYSLSTNSVAGIVLLFLFYVVSYFVVIFFNVGLISCVQAKLNGKDMSVGEGLSAAGRHLGAILAWAIVAATVGLILRMIEDRAGFLGQIAAAVVGGVWSLVTLFVVPVLAFEDKGVFAAMKESLELFKKTWGESVVGTISITLVFAAVGFVGVLLFLATLFIGNPTLIIAALVLLLVLIVVLAILASAMQGIFTVALYTYAKTGSAPGVFPPGSVEGAFAPSAQQQFGPGNI; translated from the coding sequence ATGATAGATAGGATTATTCGTAGTTTCGAACTCGTCAAGGCGAGCTGGCGGATCCTGATGGAGGATAAAAAACTCCTTGCGTTCCCCATCCTTTCCGGCCTTGTCACCCTCCTTGTCATTGCAACATTTGTCATACCGCTGATCCTCTCGAACAGCGCTTATTCACTTTCGACAAACAGCGTTGCCGGTATCGTGCTGCTGTTCCTCTTCTATGTGGTCAGCTACTTTGTCGTGATTTTCTTTAACGTCGGCCTTATCAGCTGCGTCCAGGCAAAGCTGAACGGGAAAGACATGTCCGTAGGGGAAGGACTCTCTGCGGCAGGACGCCACCTTGGAGCCATCCTTGCATGGGCAATCGTTGCAGCAACGGTCGGCCTTATCCTGCGCATGATCGAAGACCGGGCGGGATTCCTTGGCCAGATCGCCGCTGCGGTTGTCGGTGGTGTCTGGAGCCTGGTGACCCTCTTTGTGGTGCCGGTGCTCGCATTCGAGGACAAGGGAGTGTTTGCCGCGATGAAGGAATCATTAGAACTCTTCAAGAAGACCTGGGGAGAGAGCGTTGTCGGGACGATCTCGATCACGCTCGTCTTTGCCGCAGTCGGTTTTGTCGGGGTTCTCCTCTTCCTTGCGACTCTCTTTATAGGTAATCCGACACTCATTATCGCAGCACTTGTTCTCCTCCTTGTCCTGATCGTGGTCCTTGCCATCTTGGCCTCTGCCATGCAGGGAATTTTCACCGTTGCCCTGTACACGTATGCAAAGACCGGTTCAGCCCCGGGTGTTTTCCCGCCAGGCTCGGTCGAAGGTGCCTTTGCTCCCTCAGCCCAGCAGCAGTTTGGCCCGGGTAACATCTGA
- a CDS encoding response regulator, protein MISLLYVDDEPALLDLCRLFLEQEGDISVSTAGSVEEALARIAAGTFDAIISDYQMPEIDGITFLRTIRRQYPDMPFILFTGRGREEVVIEAINSGVDSYVQKGGDSRAQFKELSHLIRQIVRRRKAESGLRQMKFSVDHASEGIIWLRGSGEIAYFNEAICAMLGYTPREFSGLSVVDIRPGLSRQSLSSAWDRILSRKCASIEEMLLKKDGSTLPVELVLSYNEQGPDPLIFVFVRDISERRRSEESLKKAVCQLIQMEDDLHRQFEDLKKSDHAMREIGQRYQMLSAVSKDWIWEIDTDCRITYSGPQVQALLGFDPAALAGKCFSDLLVPACALWASSELSGLMAKKEVFHSLIVRALHREGREVLLALTGIPLHSAEGTFCGFYGIARDVSEEKTPDILLPSRTLLEQAGDAIFVTDVQTGVIIDANRNALNLVNRTLPEVCALQESALYSSPRSGQTDEPLRLRDNDEQGTSEEVLVDKEGNPIPVIVSTRVLQVGDRRIRIGIYHDISDLRSIESALREKAGELDRFFASGPDMFCILNTDGRIVRLNPAGEALLGCTTGPGAEHSLPELLHPDDRADLHYLLMHMGSGGKASTFVNRVVQPDGSSRWLEWRAFLSEKNQIYAIARDFTGQKRAEQALALANRKLSLLTDLTRHDIRNKLAVLTGYLDLFRSCPAEPYFSLYTEKINETVAAITAQLEFIRIYQKLGSAEPAWFNVNQVFSGACRQREIPAVIVSSSPDSWEIFADPLIDRVFSTLVDNAFRYGATLTKIQRSAHESPEGLVVVIEDNGIGIAQEKKEQIFEKEAGKACGQTHSLFLAREILSITGITLRETGRAGKGARFEMQVPKGMYRLREPEPDQKDMPVFAPDFITPPRHNHTL, encoded by the coding sequence ATGATTTCCCTGCTCTATGTCGATGACGAGCCGGCACTTCTGGATTTGTGCCGGTTGTTTCTGGAGCAGGAAGGAGACATTTCAGTCAGTACCGCCGGATCGGTAGAGGAAGCACTCGCCCGCATTGCCGCCGGTACTTTTGATGCCATCATCTCCGATTACCAGATGCCGGAGATTGATGGTATCACGTTTCTTCGTACCATTCGTCGGCAGTACCCGGATATGCCGTTTATCCTTTTTACCGGCCGGGGCCGGGAAGAAGTTGTCATCGAGGCAATTAACAGCGGGGTGGACTCGTATGTCCAGAAAGGCGGCGATTCACGGGCACAGTTCAAGGAGCTTTCCCACCTCATCCGGCAGATCGTGCGGAGGCGTAAGGCTGAATCCGGACTGCGACAGATGAAGTTTTCCGTTGACCACGCTTCGGAAGGCATCATCTGGCTGAGGGGGAGTGGCGAGATTGCCTATTTCAATGAGGCCATCTGCGCCATGCTTGGGTATACGCCACGAGAATTTTCCGGGCTCTCGGTTGTAGACATCAGGCCGGGATTGTCCCGGCAATCCTTATCTTCTGCATGGGATCGTATTCTCTCCCGGAAGTGTGCTTCTATCGAAGAGATGCTCCTTAAAAAGGATGGCTCCACCCTGCCGGTGGAACTTGTGCTCAGCTATAATGAGCAGGGTCCGGATCCGCTGATTTTTGTATTTGTACGGGATATCAGCGAACGCCGGCGTTCTGAGGAGAGCCTCAAGAAAGCCGTTTGCCAGTTGATCCAGATGGAAGATGACCTGCACCGGCAATTCGAAGATCTCAAAAAGAGCGATCATGCAATGCGGGAGATTGGCCAGAGGTACCAGATGCTCTCTGCCGTGTCCAAAGACTGGATCTGGGAGATCGATACAGATTGTCGCATAACCTATTCGGGTCCTCAGGTACAGGCTCTCCTTGGATTTGATCCTGCAGCTCTTGCCGGAAAGTGTTTTTCTGATCTTCTGGTACCAGCGTGTGCCCTGTGGGCCTCATCAGAGCTGTCCGGTCTTATGGCAAAAAAAGAGGTGTTCCACTCGCTCATCGTACGTGCGTTGCACCGTGAAGGTCGGGAGGTCCTGCTTGCCCTCACCGGGATACCCCTGCATTCTGCGGAGGGAACGTTTTGTGGGTTTTACGGTATCGCGCGGGACGTCTCGGAGGAAAAAACCCCGGATATCCTTCTGCCGTCCAGAACCCTGCTGGAACAAGCCGGCGATGCTATCTTTGTAACCGATGTACAGACGGGTGTAATCATTGATGCAAACCGGAATGCGCTCAACTTGGTGAATCGGACGCTCCCGGAAGTCTGTGCACTGCAGGAGTCCGCACTGTATTCTTCCCCAAGGAGCGGGCAAACGGACGAGCCCCTGCGGCTCCGCGACAATGACGAGCAGGGCACAAGCGAAGAAGTGCTCGTGGACAAGGAGGGTAACCCGATCCCGGTTATTGTCAGTACCCGGGTACTACAGGTAGGCGACCGCCGGATCCGTATCGGGATTTATCATGATATATCGGACCTGCGGTCAATAGAATCAGCTCTTCGCGAGAAAGCCGGCGAGCTTGACCGGTTCTTTGCTTCGGGTCCCGACATGTTCTGCATTCTCAATACCGATGGCCGGATTGTCCGACTTAACCCGGCGGGTGAAGCCCTTCTTGGCTGTACTACCGGTCCGGGAGCAGAGCACTCCCTGCCGGAGCTCCTGCATCCTGATGATCGCGCTGACCTGCACTATCTCCTTATGCATATGGGCTCCGGGGGTAAGGCAAGCACCTTTGTCAACCGGGTGGTTCAGCCGGATGGCTCGTCCCGCTGGCTTGAATGGCGGGCATTCCTGTCTGAAAAAAACCAGATTTATGCCATCGCCCGGGACTTCACCGGGCAGAAACGTGCTGAGCAGGCACTTGCCCTTGCCAACCGGAAACTCAGCCTGCTTACCGATCTTACCCGCCACGATATCCGGAACAAACTGGCTGTGCTCACCGGGTACCTCGACCTTTTCCGGAGCTGCCCGGCAGAACCGTACTTCTCCCTGTATACAGAAAAGATCAACGAGACGGTTGCTGCCATCACCGCCCAGCTGGAATTCATCAGGATCTACCAGAAACTCGGATCCGCAGAACCGGCATGGTTCAACGTGAATCAGGTATTTTCCGGAGCCTGCCGGCAGCGGGAAATACCTGCTGTTATCGTTTCTTCATCTCCGGATAGCTGGGAGATCTTTGCCGACCCGCTTATCGACCGGGTCTTTTCGACCCTTGTGGACAATGCGTTCCGCTATGGTGCAACCCTTACAAAAATCCAGCGCAGTGCACATGAATCCCCTGAGGGACTGGTTGTCGTTATCGAGGATAACGGGATAGGGATTGCCCAGGAAAAGAAAGAACAGATATTCGAAAAAGAGGCCGGGAAAGCCTGCGGCCAGACCCACAGCCTGTTCCTTGCCCGCGAGATCCTTTCGATCACGGGGATTACCCTGCGTGAGACCGGCAGGGCGGGTAAGGGTGCACGTTTTGAGATGCAGGTGCCAAAAGGAATGTACCGGCTGCGCGAACCGGAGCCGGATCAAAAAGATATGCCGGTTTTTGCCCCAGACTTTATCACTCCCCCGCGACATAACCACACATTATGA